A DNA window from Tachysurus vachellii isolate PV-2020 chromosome 20, HZAU_Pvac_v1, whole genome shotgun sequence contains the following coding sequences:
- the LOC132863209 gene encoding adhesion G protein-coupled receptor F5-like isoform X3, translating into MPHLRKIREGTRVLSLSLKLTQTFNFDLNNKDSDAYTTYKNTIQSSIEQSYKNVPGYQLNSATVTGFRPGSVIADFSITSTTNNIDLASANQQLATNLINSGFSVSSDFLSQSVKGELTNIKGNIYPGTDLNLTCNPPETNGIIWTLNGIRLQQSDNYVINNAELTVKNADPTDSGQYSCITTVNSLPYIIWQSITIQPYPNIQVTSNKTVQCEDTTVSLQCCVQGVYKVEWTDTTTCSSSTGGCIPCDYKINKQNCQTKQFKCQLTQTISHYNSKTIDIQVKNQGLKCSNNVFGAGNEGEKQTAICDGNMVGYKKVQCISKKWTIIEDNCVLRAIQNLKDEAENLQVAAIPQFMASLSSNATSQAENIIDSAATITTIVDILTIVSGLSQTTFVSQTIMTDFIKTAEVIGTDGTLGTWKHINNNSATSSTSNKLLNATENIARRLPDEDIIITTIFTSLEKKSITAPFSKTFGKNLTMHIYIPVTKAKTSLTVIISSAFNNILPVRTLTKNNSSQTGTMINGDVAVIETNSTINNISLSFDVINTTLGKPQCVFWNFNLLNGVGGWDSTGCQLKLLGNETERYTCECNHTTSFSFLMSPFTLDKVQALILDYITYIGVGISMGSLILCLIIEIITCKSVTQNDTSFMRHVSIVNIAVSLLIADICFIIGTVVVKQKGYEGYCSAVTFFMHFFYLALFFWMLLIALLLLYRTLMVFSRMTRGAMMAIGFTVGYGAPLIIAVITVASTAGGKGYIQQENSCWLNWDKTKALLAFVIPALTIVAINLLVLIVVLWKMLRRGVNPSDQPDEKHHLVVIARCVAILTPIFGLTWVFGIGTLVSANFRIHVVFAFLNSLQGLFILMFGTFLVSKVREALVGTFSLINLSSGQTRSIEPTAASRFPCFQRLWQRNVYRAPSSASMSSCNSDTDY; encoded by the exons ATGCCTCACCTAAGAAAAATACGTGaag GGACCCGTGTACTAAGCCTCTCACTGAAACTAACTCAGACATTTAACTTTGACCTCAACAATAAAGATAGTGACGCATatacaacatataaaaatacaattcagAGTTCA ATTGAACAAAGCTACAAAAATGTACCTGGCTATCAGCTCAACTCTGCAACAGTGACTGGTTTCAG aCCTGGCAGTGTGATTGCAGACTTCAGTATTACCTCAACAACTAACAACATTGATTTGGCTTCAGCAAACCAACAGCTTGCTACCAATCTCATTAATAGTGGATTCAGTGTTTCTAGTGATTTTCTCAGTCAAAGTG TGAAAGGAGAACTAACTAACATCAAAGGAAACATATATCCTGGGACAGACCTCAATCTGACATGTAATCCTCCAGAGACAAATGGTATAATTTGGACCCTGAACGGGATTCGGTTACAGCAGTCAGACAACTATGTGATTAATAATGCTGAACTCACTGTGAAGAATGCTGATCCCACTGACAGTG GTCAATATTCATGCATAACAACAGTAAACTCTCTGCCCTATATAATCTGGCAAAGCATTACAATTCAGCCATATCCCAATATTCAAGTGACCAGTAATAAAACTGTACAATGCGAGGATACAACAGTCTCACTGCAGTGTTGTGTTCAGGGTGTATATAAGGTGGAATGGACTGACACTACAACCTGCTCAAGTTCAAcag GAGGCTGCATACCATGTGACTataaaattaacaaacagaATTGCCAAACAAAACAGTTCAAATGCCAACTAACACAAACTATCAGCCATTACAACTCAAAGACCATTGATATACAAGTAAAAAACCAAG gatTAAAGTGTTCTAATAATGTATTTGGAGCTGGAAATGAGGGAGAAAAACAGACTGCTATCTGTGATGGAAACATGGTTGGCTATAAAAAAGTTCAGTGTATTTCAAAAAAGTGGACCATTATAGAAGACAACTGTGTTCTGCGTGCAATTCAAAATTTAAAAGATGAAGCTGAG AATTTACAGGTAGCAGCTATCCCGCAGTTTATGGCCAGCCTCAGTAGTAATGCTACATCACAGGCTGAAAACATCATTGACTCTGCAGCAACCATAACAACAATTGTAGACATACTAACCATCGTTTCAGGTCTCTCACAAACAACTTTTGTCAGTCAAACTATTATGACG GATTTCATAAAAACAGCCGAGGTCATTGGAACAGATGGTACATTAGGCACTTGGAAGCATATAAACAATAACAGTGCAACAAGTAGCACCAGTAATAAACTTCTGAATGCTACTGAGAACATTGCACGTAGACTCCCAGATGAAGacattataataacaacaatctTCACTTCTCTAGAAAAGAAATCCATTACTGCACCCTTTTCTAAAACATTTGGAAAAAATTTGactatgcatatatatattcctGTGACTAAAGCCAAGACGTCCCTCACTGTCATAATCTCTTCGGCTTTTAACAACATCTTACCTGTTCGAACTCTGACCAAAAATAACAGCAGTCAGACTGGCACCATGATCAATGGAGACGTAGCTGTGATTGAGACAAACTCAACAATTAAcaacatctctctttcttttgatGTCATAAATACTACATTGGGAAAACCTCAGTGTGTCTTCTGGAACTTTAATCTTCTGAATGGTGTTGGTGGATGGGACTCGACTGGCTGTCAGTTAAAGCTCTTAGGGAATGAAACTGAAAGATACACATGTGAGTGCAATCACACAACTTCTTTTTCATTCCTGATGTCACCATTTACGCTGGATAAAGTCCAAGCCCTAATCTTAGACTATATAACCTACATCGGTGTTGGCATTTCAATGGGCAGCTTGATTTTGTGCCTCATCATTGAAATCATCACATGTAAATCAGTGACACAAAATGACACATCCTTCATGCGCCATGTCTCCATAGTCAACATCGCTGTCTCACTTTTGATTGCGGACATTTGCTTCATCATTGGTACAGTTGTTGTCAAACAAAAGGGTTATGAGGGTTACTGCAGTGCAGTAACATTCTTCATGCACTTCTTTTATCTCGCCCTTTTCTTCTGGATGTTGCTGATAGCACTTTTGCTCCTCTACCGCACCCTCATGGTCTTTTCCAGAATGACCAGAGGAGCAATGATGGCCATAGGTTTCACTGTCGGCTATGGAGCCCCATTAATTATAGCTGTCATTACTGTGGCATCTACAGCTGGAGGCAAAGGATACATTCAACAAGAAAATAGCTGTTGGCTGAACTGGGATAAAACAAAGGCTCTCCTGGCATTTGTGATTCCTGCTCTGACGATTGTAGCTATAAACCTCCTGGTGCTTATTGTGGTTCTGTGGAAGATGTTGAGGAGAGGAGTTAATCCTTCTGATCAGCCAGATGAGAAACATCACCTAGTGGTCATTGCTAGATGTGTGGCAATTTTAACACCTATCTTTGGTCTAACGTGGGTATTCGGCATCGGGACATTGGTGTCAGCGAACTTTAGGATTCATGTAGTGTTCGCATTCCTTAATTCACTGCAG ggtttatttattttgatgtttggAACATTTCTGGTTAGTAAG GTCCGAGAAGCATTGGTAGGAACATTTTCACTGATAAACTTAAGTTCTGGCCAGACTAGG AGTATAGAACCAACAGCTGCCAGTAGATTTCCTTGTTTTCAGAGATTATGGCAGAGAA ATGTGTACAGAGCACCAAGTAGTGCCAGTATGTCTTCATGCAACTCCGATACAGATTATTGA
- the LOC132863209 gene encoding adhesion G protein-coupled receptor F5-like isoform X2, whose translation MANKGKILKYDLLGFAAILLIHLQVVNLQLLNEISDIIVEVSLPEEQMPHLRKIREGTRVLSLSLKLTQTFNFDLNNKDSDAYTTYKNTIQSSIEQSYKNVPGYQLNSATVTGFRPGSVIADFSITSTTNNIDLASANQQLATNLINSGFSVSSDFLSQSVKGELTNIKGNIYPGTDLNLTCNPPETNGIIWTLNGIRLQQSDNYVINNAELTVKNADPTDSGQYSCITTVNSLPYIIWQSITIQPYPNIQVTSNKTVQCEDTTVSLQCCVQGVYKVEWTDTTTCSSSTGGCIPCDYKINKQNCQTKQFKCQLTQTISHYNSKTIDIQVKNQGLKCSNNVFGAGNEGEKQTAICDGNMVGYKKVQCISKKWTIIEDNCVLRAIQNLKDEAENLQVAAIPQFMASLSSNATSQAENIIDSAATITTIVDILTIVSGLSQTTFVSQTIMTDFIKTAEVIGTDGTLGTWKHINNNSATSSTSNKLLNATENIARRLPDEDIIITTIFTSLEKKSITAPFSKTFGKNLTMHIYIPVTKAKTSLTVIISSAFNNILPVRTLTKNNSSQTGTMINGDVAVIETNSTINNISLSFDVINTTLGKPQCVFWNFNLLNGVGGWDSTGCQLKLLGNETERYTCECNHTTSFSFLMSPFTLDKVQALILDYITYIGVGISMGSLILCLIIEIITCKSVTQNDTSFMRHVSIVNIAVSLLIADICFIIGTVVVKQKGYEGYCSAVTFFMHFFYLALFFWMLLIALLLLYRTLMVFSRMTRGAMMAIGFTVGYGAPLIIAVITVASTAGGKGYIQQENSCWLNWDKTKALLAFVIPALTIVAINLLVLIVVLWKMLRRGVNPSDQPDEKHHLVVIARCVAILTPIFGLTWVFGIGTLVSANFRIHVVFAFLNSLQGLFILMFGTFLVSKVREALSIEPTAASRFPCFQRLWQRNVYRAPSSASMSSCNSDTDY comes from the exons ATGGCTAATAAAG ggaaaatattaaaatatgatttgCTAGGATTTGCTGCCATCCTGTTGATTCATCTGCAAGTGGTGAACTTACAATTGCTCAatgagatttctgacataattgtagag gttAGCTTACCAGAAGAACAAATGCCTCACCTAAGAAAAATACGTGaag GGACCCGTGTACTAAGCCTCTCACTGAAACTAACTCAGACATTTAACTTTGACCTCAACAATAAAGATAGTGACGCATatacaacatataaaaatacaattcagAGTTCA ATTGAACAAAGCTACAAAAATGTACCTGGCTATCAGCTCAACTCTGCAACAGTGACTGGTTTCAG aCCTGGCAGTGTGATTGCAGACTTCAGTATTACCTCAACAACTAACAACATTGATTTGGCTTCAGCAAACCAACAGCTTGCTACCAATCTCATTAATAGTGGATTCAGTGTTTCTAGTGATTTTCTCAGTCAAAGTG TGAAAGGAGAACTAACTAACATCAAAGGAAACATATATCCTGGGACAGACCTCAATCTGACATGTAATCCTCCAGAGACAAATGGTATAATTTGGACCCTGAACGGGATTCGGTTACAGCAGTCAGACAACTATGTGATTAATAATGCTGAACTCACTGTGAAGAATGCTGATCCCACTGACAGTG GTCAATATTCATGCATAACAACAGTAAACTCTCTGCCCTATATAATCTGGCAAAGCATTACAATTCAGCCATATCCCAATATTCAAGTGACCAGTAATAAAACTGTACAATGCGAGGATACAACAGTCTCACTGCAGTGTTGTGTTCAGGGTGTATATAAGGTGGAATGGACTGACACTACAACCTGCTCAAGTTCAAcag GAGGCTGCATACCATGTGACTataaaattaacaaacagaATTGCCAAACAAAACAGTTCAAATGCCAACTAACACAAACTATCAGCCATTACAACTCAAAGACCATTGATATACAAGTAAAAAACCAAG gatTAAAGTGTTCTAATAATGTATTTGGAGCTGGAAATGAGGGAGAAAAACAGACTGCTATCTGTGATGGAAACATGGTTGGCTATAAAAAAGTTCAGTGTATTTCAAAAAAGTGGACCATTATAGAAGACAACTGTGTTCTGCGTGCAATTCAAAATTTAAAAGATGAAGCTGAG AATTTACAGGTAGCAGCTATCCCGCAGTTTATGGCCAGCCTCAGTAGTAATGCTACATCACAGGCTGAAAACATCATTGACTCTGCAGCAACCATAACAACAATTGTAGACATACTAACCATCGTTTCAGGTCTCTCACAAACAACTTTTGTCAGTCAAACTATTATGACG GATTTCATAAAAACAGCCGAGGTCATTGGAACAGATGGTACATTAGGCACTTGGAAGCATATAAACAATAACAGTGCAACAAGTAGCACCAGTAATAAACTTCTGAATGCTACTGAGAACATTGCACGTAGACTCCCAGATGAAGacattataataacaacaatctTCACTTCTCTAGAAAAGAAATCCATTACTGCACCCTTTTCTAAAACATTTGGAAAAAATTTGactatgcatatatatattcctGTGACTAAAGCCAAGACGTCCCTCACTGTCATAATCTCTTCGGCTTTTAACAACATCTTACCTGTTCGAACTCTGACCAAAAATAACAGCAGTCAGACTGGCACCATGATCAATGGAGACGTAGCTGTGATTGAGACAAACTCAACAATTAAcaacatctctctttcttttgatGTCATAAATACTACATTGGGAAAACCTCAGTGTGTCTTCTGGAACTTTAATCTTCTGAATGGTGTTGGTGGATGGGACTCGACTGGCTGTCAGTTAAAGCTCTTAGGGAATGAAACTGAAAGATACACATGTGAGTGCAATCACACAACTTCTTTTTCATTCCTGATGTCACCATTTACGCTGGATAAAGTCCAAGCCCTAATCTTAGACTATATAACCTACATCGGTGTTGGCATTTCAATGGGCAGCTTGATTTTGTGCCTCATCATTGAAATCATCACATGTAAATCAGTGACACAAAATGACACATCCTTCATGCGCCATGTCTCCATAGTCAACATCGCTGTCTCACTTTTGATTGCGGACATTTGCTTCATCATTGGTACAGTTGTTGTCAAACAAAAGGGTTATGAGGGTTACTGCAGTGCAGTAACATTCTTCATGCACTTCTTTTATCTCGCCCTTTTCTTCTGGATGTTGCTGATAGCACTTTTGCTCCTCTACCGCACCCTCATGGTCTTTTCCAGAATGACCAGAGGAGCAATGATGGCCATAGGTTTCACTGTCGGCTATGGAGCCCCATTAATTATAGCTGTCATTACTGTGGCATCTACAGCTGGAGGCAAAGGATACATTCAACAAGAAAATAGCTGTTGGCTGAACTGGGATAAAACAAAGGCTCTCCTGGCATTTGTGATTCCTGCTCTGACGATTGTAGCTATAAACCTCCTGGTGCTTATTGTGGTTCTGTGGAAGATGTTGAGGAGAGGAGTTAATCCTTCTGATCAGCCAGATGAGAAACATCACCTAGTGGTCATTGCTAGATGTGTGGCAATTTTAACACCTATCTTTGGTCTAACGTGGGTATTCGGCATCGGGACATTGGTGTCAGCGAACTTTAGGATTCATGTAGTGTTCGCATTCCTTAATTCACTGCAG ggtttatttattttgatgtttggAACATTTCTGGTTAGTAAG GTCCGAGAAGCATTG AGTATAGAACCAACAGCTGCCAGTAGATTTCCTTGTTTTCAGAGATTATGGCAGAGAA ATGTGTACAGAGCACCAAGTAGTGCCAGTATGTCTTCATGCAACTCCGATACAGATTATTGA
- the LOC132863209 gene encoding adhesion G protein-coupled receptor F5-like isoform X1 produces MANKGKILKYDLLGFAAILLIHLQVVNLQLLNEISDIIVEVSLPEEQMPHLRKIREGTRVLSLSLKLTQTFNFDLNNKDSDAYTTYKNTIQSSIEQSYKNVPGYQLNSATVTGFRPGSVIADFSITSTTNNIDLASANQQLATNLINSGFSVSSDFLSQSVKGELTNIKGNIYPGTDLNLTCNPPETNGIIWTLNGIRLQQSDNYVINNAELTVKNADPTDSGQYSCITTVNSLPYIIWQSITIQPYPNIQVTSNKTVQCEDTTVSLQCCVQGVYKVEWTDTTTCSSSTGGCIPCDYKINKQNCQTKQFKCQLTQTISHYNSKTIDIQVKNQGLKCSNNVFGAGNEGEKQTAICDGNMVGYKKVQCISKKWTIIEDNCVLRAIQNLKDEAENLQVAAIPQFMASLSSNATSQAENIIDSAATITTIVDILTIVSGLSQTTFVSQTIMTDFIKTAEVIGTDGTLGTWKHINNNSATSSTSNKLLNATENIARRLPDEDIIITTIFTSLEKKSITAPFSKTFGKNLTMHIYIPVTKAKTSLTVIISSAFNNILPVRTLTKNNSSQTGTMINGDVAVIETNSTINNISLSFDVINTTLGKPQCVFWNFNLLNGVGGWDSTGCQLKLLGNETERYTCECNHTTSFSFLMSPFTLDKVQALILDYITYIGVGISMGSLILCLIIEIITCKSVTQNDTSFMRHVSIVNIAVSLLIADICFIIGTVVVKQKGYEGYCSAVTFFMHFFYLALFFWMLLIALLLLYRTLMVFSRMTRGAMMAIGFTVGYGAPLIIAVITVASTAGGKGYIQQENSCWLNWDKTKALLAFVIPALTIVAINLLVLIVVLWKMLRRGVNPSDQPDEKHHLVVIARCVAILTPIFGLTWVFGIGTLVSANFRIHVVFAFLNSLQGLFILMFGTFLVSKVREALVGTFSLINLSSGQTRSIEPTAASRFPCFQRLWQRNVYRAPSSASMSSCNSDTDY; encoded by the exons ATGGCTAATAAAG ggaaaatattaaaatatgatttgCTAGGATTTGCTGCCATCCTGTTGATTCATCTGCAAGTGGTGAACTTACAATTGCTCAatgagatttctgacataattgtagag gttAGCTTACCAGAAGAACAAATGCCTCACCTAAGAAAAATACGTGaag GGACCCGTGTACTAAGCCTCTCACTGAAACTAACTCAGACATTTAACTTTGACCTCAACAATAAAGATAGTGACGCATatacaacatataaaaatacaattcagAGTTCA ATTGAACAAAGCTACAAAAATGTACCTGGCTATCAGCTCAACTCTGCAACAGTGACTGGTTTCAG aCCTGGCAGTGTGATTGCAGACTTCAGTATTACCTCAACAACTAACAACATTGATTTGGCTTCAGCAAACCAACAGCTTGCTACCAATCTCATTAATAGTGGATTCAGTGTTTCTAGTGATTTTCTCAGTCAAAGTG TGAAAGGAGAACTAACTAACATCAAAGGAAACATATATCCTGGGACAGACCTCAATCTGACATGTAATCCTCCAGAGACAAATGGTATAATTTGGACCCTGAACGGGATTCGGTTACAGCAGTCAGACAACTATGTGATTAATAATGCTGAACTCACTGTGAAGAATGCTGATCCCACTGACAGTG GTCAATATTCATGCATAACAACAGTAAACTCTCTGCCCTATATAATCTGGCAAAGCATTACAATTCAGCCATATCCCAATATTCAAGTGACCAGTAATAAAACTGTACAATGCGAGGATACAACAGTCTCACTGCAGTGTTGTGTTCAGGGTGTATATAAGGTGGAATGGACTGACACTACAACCTGCTCAAGTTCAAcag GAGGCTGCATACCATGTGACTataaaattaacaaacagaATTGCCAAACAAAACAGTTCAAATGCCAACTAACACAAACTATCAGCCATTACAACTCAAAGACCATTGATATACAAGTAAAAAACCAAG gatTAAAGTGTTCTAATAATGTATTTGGAGCTGGAAATGAGGGAGAAAAACAGACTGCTATCTGTGATGGAAACATGGTTGGCTATAAAAAAGTTCAGTGTATTTCAAAAAAGTGGACCATTATAGAAGACAACTGTGTTCTGCGTGCAATTCAAAATTTAAAAGATGAAGCTGAG AATTTACAGGTAGCAGCTATCCCGCAGTTTATGGCCAGCCTCAGTAGTAATGCTACATCACAGGCTGAAAACATCATTGACTCTGCAGCAACCATAACAACAATTGTAGACATACTAACCATCGTTTCAGGTCTCTCACAAACAACTTTTGTCAGTCAAACTATTATGACG GATTTCATAAAAACAGCCGAGGTCATTGGAACAGATGGTACATTAGGCACTTGGAAGCATATAAACAATAACAGTGCAACAAGTAGCACCAGTAATAAACTTCTGAATGCTACTGAGAACATTGCACGTAGACTCCCAGATGAAGacattataataacaacaatctTCACTTCTCTAGAAAAGAAATCCATTACTGCACCCTTTTCTAAAACATTTGGAAAAAATTTGactatgcatatatatattcctGTGACTAAAGCCAAGACGTCCCTCACTGTCATAATCTCTTCGGCTTTTAACAACATCTTACCTGTTCGAACTCTGACCAAAAATAACAGCAGTCAGACTGGCACCATGATCAATGGAGACGTAGCTGTGATTGAGACAAACTCAACAATTAAcaacatctctctttcttttgatGTCATAAATACTACATTGGGAAAACCTCAGTGTGTCTTCTGGAACTTTAATCTTCTGAATGGTGTTGGTGGATGGGACTCGACTGGCTGTCAGTTAAAGCTCTTAGGGAATGAAACTGAAAGATACACATGTGAGTGCAATCACACAACTTCTTTTTCATTCCTGATGTCACCATTTACGCTGGATAAAGTCCAAGCCCTAATCTTAGACTATATAACCTACATCGGTGTTGGCATTTCAATGGGCAGCTTGATTTTGTGCCTCATCATTGAAATCATCACATGTAAATCAGTGACACAAAATGACACATCCTTCATGCGCCATGTCTCCATAGTCAACATCGCTGTCTCACTTTTGATTGCGGACATTTGCTTCATCATTGGTACAGTTGTTGTCAAACAAAAGGGTTATGAGGGTTACTGCAGTGCAGTAACATTCTTCATGCACTTCTTTTATCTCGCCCTTTTCTTCTGGATGTTGCTGATAGCACTTTTGCTCCTCTACCGCACCCTCATGGTCTTTTCCAGAATGACCAGAGGAGCAATGATGGCCATAGGTTTCACTGTCGGCTATGGAGCCCCATTAATTATAGCTGTCATTACTGTGGCATCTACAGCTGGAGGCAAAGGATACATTCAACAAGAAAATAGCTGTTGGCTGAACTGGGATAAAACAAAGGCTCTCCTGGCATTTGTGATTCCTGCTCTGACGATTGTAGCTATAAACCTCCTGGTGCTTATTGTGGTTCTGTGGAAGATGTTGAGGAGAGGAGTTAATCCTTCTGATCAGCCAGATGAGAAACATCACCTAGTGGTCATTGCTAGATGTGTGGCAATTTTAACACCTATCTTTGGTCTAACGTGGGTATTCGGCATCGGGACATTGGTGTCAGCGAACTTTAGGATTCATGTAGTGTTCGCATTCCTTAATTCACTGCAG ggtttatttattttgatgtttggAACATTTCTGGTTAGTAAG GTCCGAGAAGCATTGGTAGGAACATTTTCACTGATAAACTTAAGTTCTGGCCAGACTAGG AGTATAGAACCAACAGCTGCCAGTAGATTTCCTTGTTTTCAGAGATTATGGCAGAGAA ATGTGTACAGAGCACCAAGTAGTGCCAGTATGTCTTCATGCAACTCCGATACAGATTATTGA